TAAAGGTTTAATTACATGCAAAAGTAACTCCGCATCATCCATTCGAAACTTCTTAGTCGCATTACAATTTTTCGAATAATTGTACATTCTTTCATACTATGTACATTTTCATATAATTATGTATAATAATTATCAAATTAACATAAagtcaataaaaatgataataagccCCACTACataattataaaagtgaatatTGTAATAATATATGCCTTTACACAAACTAATGTAATCTAATATAATTTGATACACATGTTAATATTTTTTAGAAATTAATGTgggcatatatataaaaaaaaatgtttgttTATTTTGACATCATAGTATTATAATGATTAAagtttaatttaaaaattcatggtCTCAACAGGAAGTGATTTGATCACTTGTTTCTTATAAACTGAGCCATGTAAAAGTCAGATTAATTTAAATAACATCCAGaggaccaatgtgaaaaacgataaTTTATCAAAAAAATTGATATTAAGAAGGTTAGTCGAAGTAGGCTGTATAAATAGaaaaaaatttagaaaattataagaATAAATTATACAGAAAACTAAACTAATCCCATAATAAATTTAAATATTCGCCCAGCCTCAATATAGAAATTTtttatatatttgcatatataaacTTGAACTATTATTGACTTCTATTTTACCTGATAGTGTGGAGTTGCATCATTATTAACGCTTGGGTGAGCAACAGTAGCAAAACTCTTTTTACCAAATCTTTTTACGGAGGTTGCTCTAAGAACATCCTCTTTCTTTGTTCTTCTAATTGGAATTGTCCCTTTTGGGCATTTACCATTTACATGCCATAATTGATCAATTCCTTTATGATCGTCTGATGATGTTGACGATGATTCATGTTTTGAAGTATTCATCTTGGATGATGCTTGGATGTTGCCATCACTTATCGAATTTGGATGATAGTTTGGTCTCATCTGTAATCATCAATTAAATCAAAAcccattaattaatttaattatagcTTTTTAAAACAATACATACATACAATATATGCACTAAAAGGAATTAGTATAGAGAAAATGATAATGAACCTGAATAGTATGATTTTTGAGAGAAGGATGATCAAAAGCCGGTTGATGTGAGATATCAATACAATCGATTATATCACCATCTGGACTCTATATACCATAACGCACACATCTCAAATGTTCATATATTTATGCTTAACGTAATTTTCTCAACTGtacatagaaaaaaaaaaaaatttaacacgTAGCAAATATATTATATGAATCTAACCTTTATGGATTTAACGGGATGTTTATTTAAGCGCTTCAAGAGATTCATTACTTCAACGTTATCGTGTGAACTAGAAAACTGGCTTCCACTAGCATAGCATAAAGTTGCAACCGTGAACAGATACAGCACAACAAGGACTGGAAAAAGCTTCATATTAGTTGAAATAGAAGAATGTATTGAATTGTAGGTGGGCAATTGCGGTAGTATATATAAGTATGAAAATAGAGTATGGTTATTTCACCACccgatgatgttgatgattatagTGTTATCAACCATCCTTTTAGTTAATTGCGATTTACTTGAAAACATAGGGTTTGGAGAGTGCGCATAGCACGTCCATTCGAGCTAACTCAAAAAATGCCTCATAAAATACCAAAAAATATTTCCCGCCAAAAGGAAGGGTTGCACACTTTCGTTAAAAAGTGTTTCCGTCTTGAAATACAACAGTCTCACACTTTCATATGAATACATAGTTTTTACATATAAACACTATTGGGTCCTTGCAATAGGTGTATTAACAATTCAATAAGAAATTAACGATTAATTATAAAGTTTGAACAATAACAAGTGCATAAGACCAAAAACAACGCAGCGTGAAACTGAATCCGTCACCCAACCTGGCACAATCTGACGCCCCCGTGACGCCCCCAACGCAGCGTCACGGCTGACGCGTACGGGGCGTTAGCCACATTTTAAACGAGAAAAAAAAAGCGTCAGGCATGAACTGTATGTATTTATAAAAGAAATTAAAGCAGAATACATAAAGCAGAATTAACCACTATCAAACCCAATTTCCCAATATATCCCTCACTACTCCAAGTCAAAAATAACCACTATCTTCATTAGGAATCTGGCTCCTCATGTTAACCATTTTTCCCTATCCAACGTGTTTCGATGGTATGGAATCATCCAACGAATTTCTCGAAGGCGAGACAGAAATTTCGCATTTCAAATTTCAAAACCGGATACCTGCACCCTGATCTAAATAACATACAAcatgacatcatcatcattatcaaaaaATGATAGAATCTGAGTGATGAAGCAAGGCTAGTGTCTCAGTGTAGAAGCTCATATACGTGACATCATCATCATTTAGCCAAAGATCTTCCACATTCTGAGCAAGGATCATAACTTCAAGCGAGTAATCTTCACAAATATCCATCACATTGATAATAGGTTCACCATTCTTCCTAAACTCAAGTGCATTTTAATAACACCGTGATTCATCTTCCACACATCACAAGGTTTAGAATCCATCAATCACAAGACAGACAAATATTCGGTGGAATGTGCTAAACTATCCGGTAGAAATGCTTCACCAAATTCttcacttttcaaatcaaatgaaatAATCCGATTATGTCTATTTTCATGACCAAAATCAATTGCATCAAAACCATGAAAATAAATAACCCCGTTTATAAAAACATGTCCCAACAACAATCGTACCGGTTTAAAAGGAATCTCGATAGATAAACTTCTACAGTCCCCCGAGCTTAAGGTAAACACCTCAACTTCCCAAGAAACACAATTTACAAGCTTAGTTACTGATTTATGAATATGTGTAATAATCTTAACAAGCTTAGAATCACTAGTGTTAGGACAAACTCCAAAACCGATAACAACACATCCGTACGTCATATCTTTCACATTTGGAATAACAATACCAACTGATTTTCTAATGGTAGGATTCCATAACACAGCCATCATTGTTTCATAGTCATTGTATATATCATGACATACACCATAATAACATATTATTCCATCAGAGGAACCAAGTTTCCTCGCTTGCCGAAGTCGATTGAGAGTCACTGGAACAGTAGGGGAAAACTTGTGTAGTGGAAACCTATCATCATCCATAATCGAAAAATATTTTGACATTGAATTTTTATATGAGTAGTAACTTACGAGTAGATGATGCGGCTGATTGTTGCACAGGCAGTTGTCATGGATAAACTTGGAGCAGTCAGATTAGTGATTTCCATGGTTTAGATACTGAACTGAATCTAATCAGCGATTTGATTGGAAGCTTTTTGATGATTTCCGTTTGGATGTGGAATAGTAAGAGATCAGACATTCTGATTTCGATTTTGATTTTAAATTGGAACTGGAATTTGAATTTGATTTCCGTTTGGATGTGGAATAGTAAGCTTATTATTAAAGTTTAATCAGAGCGTCAAACTGGAATTGGAGATGGATGTGTACAAGTTGTATAATTCAGACTGTCCGTCCATATATAAAGCTAAATGGTGAGTCGGTGACGTTACCCAGCAATAAGCCCAACTGCACTTTCTTATTAAACTTAATGTGATCAGATGGGCCGAAGTCAGATTAGTTTTGGCCCATTGTTTGTGTTTTGATTTTCAAGTGGTACTTTGTACATATAATAACTCCCAATACTcgatacattttgaaaatttgttgttTCAAAAAAATTAAGTTTAATTGTTTAACTAAAAACCAACTAGTATTTTTATTAGCAGAAGATAGTTATACAAATGGGTttcagttgcctgtattgtgtgctGTTTTAGGATAAATAGTCTAGTAATTTTAGGTTGCGTTTTAGCACATCATAAGATATTAACCCGCTAGTTCATGTTTCTGAAGGGATGGATCCAGGAAATCTACCAATTGTCCGACATTGGTTGCTTAAAAAAGACAATCAGGTCGGCCGAAGAGTACTGCTCGTATACCGTCCAAAGAAGAAGACAAAGACGATTTCAAATCTACAAGAAAATGCAGTCGTTGCTTGGAATATAGATAATGTCGATTAGTTTGCACATCACATTATGATCTATCAGATCGAATACAAAAGTTAAAGTACAAGTCAAAAACAAAGGAAAAGCCGAGGGCGAAGGGGAAGGGGAAATATGAAGAGTCATGCTCGACCCAATTTGACTCGACTTACAATTTGAGTGAGGATAGCTTCTTCAGTTATTTAGATGTGTTTAAATGTCATAGATCTATTATGTTGGTTATGTCGTCTCTTTATGTCTTGTGTTATTTGTTGTGTAATAAATGGTGTGTgagataatatttattatttaaatgcacttttattTAACTGAATTAGATGGCCGACTACAGTGAAAATACAAAACACACTTCTAACATACAAAACGGAAAGTGAAAACTACTCAAAAGTAGTATAATGTTGCCTTACATAATCCCAAACATAGAAATAATCAAACATTTCGCTATATTCAAGTTCATATTGTCTTTCAACTCGACCCCTAAGTTCTTGTGAGCCTTCCAATATGTTACTCCTATAACTTAATCTTTGCCATATGGCATTCCATTGACAATAATGTTGCATTAATTGGGACCATTTGCACCTTAATTGGTCCATTGTTTGATTAATTCTTAGACCTCTTTGGTTAAAATTTAATCGTAACCAAGGACCAAAACTCAACACGTGATAATTGAGTGTTTTTTAGATCTGTCGAAAAGTTAACCAAAAAATTACATAACAGTAGATCATCCTTTACAATGGAAGAAATGAACTAGACGTATTCAATATAGGAATATAAGATTAGAAGTAAAACTGTGTTGAAATTAAAAAACTGGGGAATTAATTTATAGGGTTGAAAACCCTATCTGAAAAGTCAAAAAAATATTatttacaataaataaataaaatcgtATCTAAAATCCAAAAAATCTTATCTCAAAATCTGATCCaaaataatgtataaatattagatTCGACCACCATATTAAAATGTTCGACCAGATAGATAGTCTGAAAAAAGTCTCAGAAAATCTTATCCAAAATATTTGAAAATCTTTATCTAAATAAATCTCATCCTTTAAATCTTATCTAGACTTTTCCTAATTTTCACATTATAAATACATCCATTTTTTACTCATTTTTACACCAGACAAATCATAACTATTTCTTTCTCTCGAAGTTTTCAAATTCTATCAATTTTCGCTTGTTAAGTTTTTATAATTAGAAATGTATTGTGGTGGTCAATCGAGGTCAATCGTAACTGGAAGTTGTCAAATGGCACTTCCAAACCGCCCAACACGTTGTAGAGAGTACCAAATATTTGAATTTCTTGGCATAGAtaatataataaatgataactttgtCGTTTTTCCTGAACGTGTTCGGGAGTTCTATAAACGTTTCGAAGATAAATGTCGTGCAAATCATCATTTTAATCTTAATGGCCAAGGTTATGAAATCATCAAAATGCATCCGGTCTCCCAACCAATGGTATCAAATTTTACTCTAACACATTTGATTTAGTTATCCTCTTGTTTCTCAGCAGAATACCGATGTGGACATAAAAGATATTACAGAAAGTGTTGTTAGTTATTTGAATTTTGAGGGCTGTAAAAATGCTTCATTGAATATAGTTTATCAACTAAAGTCTCAAGCAAAGCAAATTTATACAGCCGTCCGGAGCAACATAACTTGTCGGACATGCATCCGAAGATGATGATGTGCAAGTTATAGAGGCACTAATGATTTATTAGATCATGAATGGTACACCATTTGACGTTGGAAACATCATCCTTAACCCGATGCATGACGCTAAAGAAAGACCCTTGTATCCATTACCTATTGGAATGTTGCTTATGAAGCTATATAATTCTCTTAGCCTACCGGAACATGGTGAATCTCAAGCCATACCTAGGGATGGTGGTAACTGGTCAACCAATGTTATGCTTTAAGACTAAGTGTTTTTTTTCTATTGTTATTTGATATGAAATAAATGTATGTTGCTAATGTGTACCATTCTTGATATTATGGTAGTCGACCACATTTTTGGTCGCCTTCTTTGTTTGTTGTTGAACATGTATAGCAAGCTAGTTGACCAGGCACTTTACAAATTGTAGTCGACCACCTTGCAAATAAGGTGGTCGACCAAGTTAAAAGGGTGGTCGACCAAAATGATGTTCTAACGAATGGTATATATtgccaaaaaaacaaaaaaaaaaaaaaattaaaaattaaaaatatatattgtttgaaaacttcaAAAAATGTTTATTTTGGTAAATTCCCCATCAATTTATTCGCTAGAAGCAAGGCAAGTTATGAAAATAAGCAGGAAAAAGTTTAGCAAGTAGAAAGGTAGGTAGAAGAAACTGTGAGAGAATAGTATGATTAAATCGATTAAGGGGAAGAATGTTAGGATAATCAATTTGATGGATAACGGGCCACTAATTAATATTGGATTTACTATGAGACTTCAAGTAGGTCAATTCACACGAAGATAATTCCATCCCACTACCGTGATTAGTGGGCTCCAATCTATGTACAACCCGGTATGTGCAGGAATCCAATTGTAACAAGTAATCTCGCATTAGCATGTAGTGGCTATATAAATATAGCATGTCATAGTAGTTTTAGTAGCAAGAAAAGTCACGGTGTAGTCTCCTAATATATAGAAAATTACAAGTTATTGTGCGATTTGCTTTTTGTACAAAAGGCATGTTCCAAAATAACAGTAATATGAATATATGATAACTAAAAGGACTTATCGTATAAACATTATTTTCAAAAGTTTTTTCACCGATATATAGGTACTGTTCACCTATATAGGTATTCACATATGTACTTAACCCATTTTGACCTCATAGTTAGAGAGTTACCTCGATACCCCTGTTGACAATGACCCTTTAATTTTTAATTCTATTATATCCTTCAATTTAATCAAAAATACACATATTAACATTACACATCACATAAATAATAACCAATCAACTTTAGTTTGTTAAACAGATGTGTTAAAAAcacgctgtgacgacccggaaatttccgatcaaaatttaaacctaatctttatatgataacattattccgacatgataagcaataaattttgacaagttttaaaacttttgaaatgagtttcatacaaacaattgaccaaccatttattcgacgattcacgaacgtcataacttgtaataaatatatatattaaatatatccatatatatatatatatatatatatatatatatatatatatatatggatatatggattatatctaacttgaatatatgatagttaagtatctcattaagtatattaataattggttttatatatataaattgagactactaacttgagggtttcgaaaacaatatatatatatatatatatatatatatatatatatatatatatatatatgtaacatttaacgacgtaataacccttatgttaaaatgaatatatatgtattgattaagatgtattaatacacttttgaagacttaaatacatatattaacataagtatattcaacaaagatagctatactcgtattcgcattctatttcctcatgaattctattcgtatttttacggtatttttactcgtctaatacgcagcttatagatgtataactattgaaaaatacactccttagcagccccatttttggatcctagcatcttttgtcttgttaatgagtcatgagacaaaaattcacaagtttactaaccattttggcaacatatgactccattattaacttaaaattcgtccatatgtaccaccccatttttccattccattttctcattctttactccaaattactctctcaaaatacttctatcttcatactagatcatcaccaagcatttttctcatcatctagcttcaaaattaaggtagaacacttcttaaaactcttgttaaattcctactctattgctatcttaatcttaataagtttataaaacttgtaaaaactagaacttgttttggtggaaaccaagcatgtttataaaataatgtaaccttactaacttgactttaaaaacacttatttatatgtattatgacattatattaagttattataagaatttataacttgtatatatgtataacaccttagaacttaatatacaacaattggtctctttctgttcttgaaaactgttttgacacacgaatttaaaagctatcttaaacttTGTTTTAGTGCATATAAAtctggatatatgttaatatatatgaatcaagatttctataattttttcatga
This genomic stretch from Rutidosis leptorrhynchoides isolate AG116_Rl617_1_P2 chromosome 11, CSIRO_AGI_Rlap_v1, whole genome shotgun sequence harbors:
- the LOC139875292 gene encoding uncharacterized protein; protein product: MDDDRFPLHKFSPTVPVTLNRLRQARKLGSSDGIICYYGVCHDIYNDYETMMAVLWNPTIRKSVGIVIPNVKDMTYGCVVIGFGVCPNTSDSKLVKIITHIHKSVTKLVNCVSWEVEVFTLSSGDCRSLSIEIPFKPVRLLLGHVFINGVIYFHGFDAIDFGHENRHNRIISFDLKSEEFGEAFLPDSLAHSTEYLSVL